Proteins from a genomic interval of bacterium:
- a CDS encoding (Fe-S)-binding protein, protein MPVLLLVPCYIEHLRPAIGLATARLLERLGVDWRYPADQTCCGQPAYNAGHPDFALPAARHFLRRFGSAERVVSPSASCVAMLRRYPELPGLSPAERAEFAALAPRCHELSDYLVNVLGRETVGARWPGRVAFQDGCHALRELGIAEAPRRLLAAVEGLELVEASDPERECCGFGGVFAVKLPELSAAMADARLAALAAAGTDTLALTDASCLLQLEGRARQRGRPFRGLHLAEILAAEGAAQAGATGGAAQAGVAGDTAA, encoded by the coding sequence ATGCCAGTTCTCCTCTTAGTCCCCTGCTACATCGAGCACTTGCGGCCGGCGATCGGCCTGGCGACGGCCCGCCTGCTCGAGCGGCTCGGCGTCGACTGGCGCTACCCGGCCGACCAGACCTGCTGCGGCCAGCCGGCCTACAACGCCGGCCATCCCGACTTCGCCCTCCCCGCGGCGCGCCACTTCCTGCGCCGCTTCGGCAGCGCCGAGCGCGTCGTCAGCCCCTCGGCGAGCTGCGTGGCGATGCTGCGCCGCTATCCCGAACTGCCGGGCCTGAGCCCCGCCGAGCGCGCTGAATTCGCGGCCCTCGCCCCGCGCTGCCACGAGCTCAGCGACTACCTGGTGAACGTGCTCGGCCGCGAGACGGTCGGCGCGCGCTGGCCGGGCCGCGTCGCCTTCCAGGACGGCTGCCACGCCCTGCGCGAGCTGGGCATCGCCGAGGCGCCGCGCCGCCTGCTCGCCGCCGTCGAGGGCCTGGAGCTGGTCGAAGCCTCCGATCCCGAGCGCGAGTGCTGCGGTTTCGGCGGTGTCTTCGCCGTCAAGCTGCCCGAGCTGTCGGCGGCGATGGCCGATGCTCGCCTCGCCGCACTCGCCGCCGCGGGCACCGACACCCTCGCCCTTACCGACGCGAGCTGCCTGCTCCAGCTCGAAGGCCGCGCCCGCCAGCGCGGCCGCCCCTTCCGCGGCCTGCACCTCGCCGAGATCCTCGCCGCCGAGGGCGCTGCCCAGGCCGGCGCCACC